The genome window CGGATCGAACGACTTTTAACCGGTTTTACGTAAGCCCCGGGTCTTGGCCCGGGGCTTTTGCGTGCCTGACGCTGCCGACACCAAGAGAACCCCTGTCAAGACCGGGGTTCTCTTGGTGTCGGCAGCCGCAGCATGCCCGCCTGGAAAGGCTGTTTTTCAGTGCTGGCTGCATGGCCGCTCTGCAAGATCTGCAACCCGATGCCAGCGGCTTTCATCATTTCCATCAATGTGGCACGCCTTTTCTGGCGTGTGCTGGCCCGTTGCTGCCGCATGTTGTCGCAGGCAGGCGGGTATGCTTTCACGGTCAGGTCGCTCCCGAATAAGAGTTTTAGGGGGTGGGGGCGTGGGGGAGGAGACCCTTTTGCAAAAGGGTCCCTCCCCCACAAGGCATTTCTCCCTCACCCCCCACACGATTTGAACGTGACGTAGTCCTGAGGCCTAAAACGCGGGGATAAGCTTTGCGTCAGTGATCTTGAGATTCTTGAGCAGGTTTTTTCCCGTGTTCAGGTCAGGGCCGACAATGGAGGTCACCGCAAAGGTCTTGCCGTTGGAGCCAAAGTACGAGACGCCCTTGGCCCCGTCCTGTTCGAAGCTCGACACGTAGAAGCCGTTTTCCTCGTGGGGGGCGCTGGCGGCAATGCCGCCGCTCTGCATGCCTTTGACGGTCTGTTCGGCCACATCCCTGGCGCTCATGGGGGTATCGACAACGGTAACGGTCACTGCGGTGCCGTCTGTGGTGTTCTGGAACAAGGCAACGCTGGAACCCTGCTGGCTGATGATTTCGTTGGGCTGCGTCCAGTCAGCGGGGAGCGTGATGGAAAAATGGGGAGTTTTCACCTCGTTGGCCAGGGCAAGGGTGGCGCAGAGGGTAAGGGCGGCGGTGAGAACAAGGCCGAGAATGTTTTTCATATATGGATTCTCCTGGGGCATACAGGTGCTTTTACGCAACTGATGTTTGATTAGGTATAATTGCGGGATGGCAGGTGTGGATCGGGGCATTTTACCTTTGAAAAAGGCATATGCTTCAAGGCGGTACAAGAAGGCAGCGTTAGAGCATTTTCGCTTTTTCAAAGGTACAATGCTCAAACCCAAAAAGGGGGCATGACAAGCGTGCCCCCTTTTTCAGATCGTCTCGGGAAGGTCAGCCTTTGAAATTTTTGGCTGCGAATTCCCAGTTAACCAGCTTTTCCAAAAAAGCTTCGATGAACTTGGGGCGGGCGTTCCGATAGTCAATATAATAAGCATGTTCCCATACATCAATGGTCATGACAGGGGTATCGCCGGTGCGCAGCGGGTTGCCTGCGGCCCCCAGATTCTGGATTTCCAGCGCGCCGCCGGGTTTTTTAACAAGATATGTCCAGCCTGAACCAAAATTGCCAGCGGCCTTGGCCGAAAATTCTTCCTTGAATTTGTCGAAGCTTTTCCATTGTGCGGCAATGGCATCAGCCAGAGCGCCCTCGGGTTTTCCGCCGCCATTGGGCTTCATACAGTTCCAGAAAAACGTATGATTCCATACTTGCGCGGCATTGTTGTAAATGGGCGAATCCGGAGCTTTTTTGATAATCTCTTCCAGCGGCATGTCCTTGTAGTCTGTGCCTTCCTGAAGATTATTCAGATTCGTGACATAGGCCCTGTGGTGTTTGCCATAATGATATTCCAGGGTTTCCTGCGAAATGGCGGGCGCAAGGGCGTTCATGGCATAGGGAAGTTCGGGCAGAATTCGTTCCATAGTTAACTCCGCATGGTATGTTTTCGTGTTGCAAAACGGTCAGACCGATGCCTCCTCCCCAAAAAGGACTCATACCAAGCATAGCAGTTGCCAATAGATAGTTCAATATTGTTTGTTGCCCAAGGCAGCAGCATTAATTTGCTGAGAAAAATGATGAAAATTTGCGAAAGGGTCTCTCCCCCACAAAATGTATCAAAGTGTATCGTTACAAATCGTTTGGGGGCGCTGTTTTTCGGGTTCGGTTTGGCCGCGCCGGCACAGTGCGTCAGTTGAACGCCGTGGCCGCGTCCGCAAGCGAGCGGTACCGCCTGCTCGCTAAAGCAAAAACCGTCAGTCCCATGCAGGGAGCCACGGCCAGGGCCAAAAACGCCGCACTGTAGCTGATATAGTGTGCGAACAGGCCTCCGTACGTAGTGCTGAACGCCGCGCCGAGTCCCTGAATGGTAAGCACGAAGCCCAGGCCCAGGTTGACGTGGCCGCTGCCGCGCAAGATTCTGGCCACAATGCCCGGCGTGGCAACGCCCATCAGGCCGCTGCTTATACCGTCCAGAATCTGTACTGGCACAACACTCCAGGGGCTGTCGTAAAAGCCGGCCACAAGGCCCCGC of Desulfovibrio sp. contains these proteins:
- a CDS encoding superoxide dismutase, with the translated sequence MERILPELPYAMNALAPAISQETLEYHYGKHHRAYVTNLNNLQEGTDYKDMPLEEIIKKAPDSPIYNNAAQVWNHTFFWNCMKPNGGGKPEGALADAIAAQWKSFDKFKEEFSAKAAGNFGSGWTYLVKKPGGALEIQNLGAAGNPLRTGDTPVMTIDVWEHAYYIDYRNARPKFIEAFLEKLVNWEFAAKNFKG